Sequence from the Qipengyuania gaetbuli genome:
CTGCTGCCTGGCCGATCATGGCCGAGCTCGGCTGCGGGATGCCGTCTTCGAAGTGGACGAACAGGGTCAGCTGGTCCTGGAGGATGCGCGCGGCATAGGCCACGGCGTCTTCCGGGGTCACGGTGCCGTCGGTTTCGACGGTCAGCGAGAGCTTGTCGTAGTCCAGTTCCTGGCCGACGCGGGCGTTCTCGACCTTGTAGCTCACCTGGCGAACCGGCGAGTACAGGCTGTCGACGGGGATGAGGCCGATCGGCGCATCAGCCGGACGGTTCATCACTGCCGGGCGGTAGCCCTTGCCGGTGTCGGCGGTCAGTTCCATGTTCAGCGTGGCGCCTTCGTCGAGATGACAGATCACGAGATCCTTGTTCATCACCTCGATGTCGCCGGTCACGGCGATGTCGCCGGCCTTCACCTCACCCGGACCGGTGGCCGAGAGCTGCAGGCGCTTGGTGCCTTCGCCTTCCATCTTGAGCGCGATCTGCTTCACGTTCAGGACGATGTCGGTAACGTCCTCGCGCACGCCGGCGAGCGAGGAGAATTCATGCAGCACGTTCTCGATCTTGATCGAGGTGATGGCTGCACCCTGCAGCGAGGACAGCAGAACGCGACGCAGCGCGTTGCCGAGCGTCAGGCCGAAGCCGCGCTCGAGCGGTTCGGCCACGAAGGTCGCCTTGCGCGCCTTGTCGCCACCGTCCTTGATGTCGAGGGTGTTGGGTTTCTTGAGTTCCTGCCAGTTCTTGATGTTGACGGACATGGATTTCCCCTGGTGTGGATGCGGGCAGGACCGGAGCTCTTTACCGAGCGTCCGGTCCGTGAAGGTGTCGGCGGCCCGCTAACGAGCCGCCAGGCAGGTACGGATCAGACGCGGCGACGCTTGGAAGGACGGACCCCGTTGTGCGGGATCGGCGTCACGTCGCGGATCGAAGTGATCGTGAAGCCGACTGCGGCGAGACCGCGCAGTGCGCTTTCACGGCCCGAGCCCGGGCCCTTCACTTCGACCTCGAGGGTGCGCACGCCGTGTTCCGCAGCCTTGCGGCCTGCGTCGTCGGCAGCGACCTGCGCGGCATAGGGAGTCGACTTGCGGCTGCCCTTGAAGCCCATCATGCCTGCGCTGGACCAGCTGATAGCATTGCCCTGCGCGTCGGTGATGGTGATCATGGTGTTGTTGAAGCTGGCGTTGATGTGCGCGACGCCCGAAGAGATGTTCTTCTTGTCGCGGCGCCGAATACGGCCGGGTTCGCGTGCCATGGTGTATCTTCCTCTATATTCTCAAGAAGGGAAAAGCTCTGGGAGACCCAGGCTTACTTCTTCTTGCCGGCGATCGGCTTGGCCTTACCCTTGCGGGTGCGGGCGTTGGTGTGGGTGCGCTGGCCACGAACGGGCAGACCGGCACGGTGACGAAGGCCGCGGTAGGACTTGAGGTCCATGAGACGCTTGATGTTCATCGCGGTGTTGCGACGAAGGTCGCCTTCGACGGTGTAATCTTCATCGATCGTTTCGCGGATGCGCAGGACTTCCTCGTCGGACAGGTCCTGGATACGGCGAGCGTGATCGATGCCGAGCTTGTCGGCGATCTCGACGGCCGTGGTGCGACCGATACCGTGAATATAGGTGAGCGCGATGATAACGCGCTTGTTGGTGGGGATGTTTACCCCGGCAATACGAGCCACTTAAATCTCCATGCTCCACAGGGTCCTTTGAAGCGGGACCCTATCTCAACGCCTTGTTTTCATTGACACACCCGGTGGCAGGTAACGCAAAAAGCCCGGATGGCGTGCATAGCGCTACCGCCTGCCGGACTCACCGAAAGTGTCGAATGAAAGGCGCGCTTAGGCGGATTCGGCCGTAAGGTCAACCGCTCGCGCGCACAAACGACGAGGCAGCCCATATGGGCAGCCGTCCGTCTATTACAACACCATCATACGCCCGGCCGGGAGAAAGGTCAAAGCCAGGGCTGTGCACAGCCCTAGTCGTCGGTGACAGGTGTCTTTTCCGCAGGTTCTTCAGGCGTCTCAAACGCCTTCTCGAAGTCGCCCGGCCCTTCCTCGTCAACCTTCGCCTCGTCAGGTGCCTGCTCGGTATCCCCATTGAGCGCGCCGAGGTGATCGCGCAGGCCCATAAGCTGCTGGGACATGACGCCGTCGACCGCCTTGGAGATCTGGGCGATGGGAATACCCATGGGGCCGCCCACATTGTATTCCCAGTCGATCCGCGTGCCGCCGTCGATTTCGTGGAGCGTGATCGTGAGGACGCCGGTTGCCGGCACGGCCTGCAGCGGACCAAGCCCGCCCCGCAGGCGCAATGCCTTGTCGGGCACAGCCTGCACCACGATCGCGTGCTGGGAACTCCCGTCGAGGGGGATGTCGCCCTCGCCCGGGATCTTCTCGCAGAAACAGCCGCCCGCACTGGGCACCAATGTCATGTTGGCAGCATCGCCCGACCAGGTGTGGCTGTCGTTCCACCAGGCCCCGGGCTTGATGAGAGCGAGCCAAGCCTCGCGCGGGGTTGCGGACACGCTGGCCGATGCCTTGGT
This genomic interval carries:
- the rpsM gene encoding 30S ribosomal protein S13, producing the protein MARIAGVNIPTNKRVIIALTYIHGIGRTTAVEIADKLGIDHARRIQDLSDEEVLRIRETIDEDYTVEGDLRRNTAMNIKRLMDLKSYRGLRHRAGLPVRGQRTHTNARTRKGKAKPIAGKKK
- the rpsK gene encoding 30S ribosomal protein S11 encodes the protein MAREPGRIRRRDKKNISSGVAHINASFNNTMITITDAQGNAISWSSAGMMGFKGSRKSTPYAAQVAADDAGRKAAEHGVRTLEVEVKGPGSGRESALRGLAAVGFTITSIRDVTPIPHNGVRPSKRRRV
- a CDS encoding SRPBCC family protein, whose translation is MPQFRYFAAALGLAMMATPAAAKVVATSDDGFVTKASASVSATPREAWLALIKPGAWWNDSHTWSGDAANMTLVPSAGGCFCEKIPGEGDIPLDGSSQHAIVVQAVPDKALRLRGGLGPLQAVPATGVLTITLHEIDGGTRIDWEYNVGGPMGIPIAQISKAVDGVMSQQLMGLRDHLGALNGDTEQAPDEAKVDEEGPGDFEKAFETPEEPAEKTPVTDD
- a CDS encoding DNA-directed RNA polymerase subunit alpha, giving the protein MSVNIKNWQELKKPNTLDIKDGGDKARKATFVAEPLERGFGLTLGNALRRVLLSSLQGAAITSIKIENVLHEFSSLAGVREDVTDIVLNVKQIALKMEGEGTKRLQLSATGPGEVKAGDIAVTGDIEVMNKDLVICHLDEGATLNMELTADTGKGYRPAVMNRPADAPIGLIPVDSLYSPVRQVSYKVENARVGQELDYDKLSLTVETDGTVTPEDAVAYAARILQDQLTLFVHFEDGIPQPSSAMIGQAAEPQESDTNQLNRYLLKKVDELELSVRSANCLKNDNIIYIGDLVQKTEAEMLRTPNFGRKSLNEIKEVLSSMGLRLGMDIPGWPPENIEEMAKKLEQELLG